TCCACGCTGCCGAGGCGAGGTCCCAACAGCTTTCTCAGCAAATTGAGGAAGAGAGAACTTCTCATCAGAACGAGATTCCTAACGCAATCAGTGCTGGTGTGAACGAGTATATCGCGCAGAAGCGCCGCGAGGTCGCTCAGAAGAGGGGAGGGGTCGGTGCTGTTCCACCCAAGAATTGATCGTGTCTTTTGTAGTGCTGCGCCACTAATTTGCCCTTTGTCTTgggttgtaattcgtttgaacacttgacCCATGCTTATCTTAACAACTTTTTTGAATGGGGTGTTGCGTCGCCAAGcttgttatttttcttgacaaTTTCCGCTTTCATCATTTTATTGACGTTGTTTGGTTTTATGATTGCTATGTTGTTGCCTGTGTTCCGTGTCTACATTTTATGTCACATGTATTAGTAATAATgccttttctgtcgaacacactcaacaaggagggtcatcgggcccgataccatgtcccagccgaggtatctcatcactatcttttagattcagtggaagggttTTATTCGTCCTAGTTCTAGGCCCGataatcccgagtggttatcgaccaaccaactcaGGCAAGTGGTCACGGCCACCTACGATGGGGTAACCTTTCAaatgtaagtaggttacctagatgagaagaaatcgtatcttaacaacctttggtatATGGCTTCCAACCATcagtacccttaggctacctcggcacttgcacactgccactgccccgagtatcgaatatccagtcgactgtaagtcacctcggcacttccacactggatttgccccgagtacgaatgaccatttgagtgtaagtcacctcggaacTTCCTcgctggctttgccccgagtacgaatgaccattcgagtgtaagtcacctcggcacttcctcactggcttgccccgagtacgaatgaccattgttcgctcatgtcatatttcctacccctcgcggTTTAAAGAAATTaatgacaagtatgtttacctgtttctatcgaacccctcatgggtaatagagttttagatgttgagcgttccacggttttaactcgggtttgccgtctggtttgagtaatcgataagctCCCTCGTCTGAtttagacacgattgtgtatggtcctacccaccttgccgctagtttaccgccctttttgtcacgttcccaatcggctagatatttcaacactaactgccccggttgaaactctcttggtcgaaatcgtttgttgtattctcgttgtagtctcctttggtaattctccattttttgcaacgccatttcccttgtttcctccaagtcatcaAGCTTGGCAAATATTAGATCTGCCGATATGTTTCGCCTCCAGGCTTCAgttcttgtggtgggtatcatCGCTTCAGTTGGTAGTATCGCTTCGGTTCTGTAGGTCAGCATGAAATGTGATAGCCCAGTTGCTTCCCTTCGAgtagttcgataggcccataaaaaATTGTAGAGTTCTTCGCACCAATCACCATATTCTCtatctaattttttcttcatattgttggcgatagttttgtttgtgatctcggcctgcccattactttgaggatatatgggggtagccttgctttttctgatgttgtatgtgttaaatagtaggtcgatgttttctccctggagctgttttccattatccgagacgatggccgctggtactccgaaacgacatatgatgtgctcccaaatgaacctgaagacgtccttgtcacggatatgcctcagtggtgccgcctccacccatttagtgaagtaatccTTGCCACTATCAAGTATTTTCTCTGCCCCGATCCCACATGTAATGGTCCCACGATATTGATCCCCCACTTGGCGAAGGGCCAAGGGCTTACCACCGAGTTTAGAGTCACTGATGGCgcatgtatcttcttaccaaaccgctggcattcttcgcaagcTTGCGCCATTTGTTTTGCGTCACCATTCATGTATGGCCACAAGTATCCCATTGTTTTAGCTCTTGATGACAGACTTCGTCCTGAGTTGTGATTTCCGGCTGCTCCGTAATGTAATTCATTCAAGATTTTCTGGCCTTCCTCCTTGCTTAAGCATCTTAAGAGTGGTACCAGGTATAATTTTCTGTATAGGATTCCATCTCTCAGTTCATAAGCGGCCGATTTACTTTTGATTTTGTTGATTTCGGGTCGTACCTTTGGTACTCGcctgtctccaagtacgaatgaatcgGCTTTCTCCAATCTCTATCCGGATATCTATAGGCCGTGTTGATAGCCACGTCGACGTGTACCTCGGGCATCTCTGGTATGGATGGGGCGAGGAGTCTCATGACACGAATACCCTCCACACTTGGGTCTATGAGCTGGGATGCAATGTACGCCAATGCGTCCGAGTGTCTATTGTCTTTTCTTCATATATGGCGAAATTTGATGCTGGGTATCTGGTCGATGTAGAATTAGGCGAGATCCAAGTACTTCTGCAAAATCAGATCGTGGATGGTGTATTTGCACGTTATTTGTCGGATCACCAACTGCGAGTCACTAGTTAatcttacatcttgtaggcccATCTCAACGATTAGCCTCAGGGCGTGAACCGCTGATTCATACTCGGTGACGTTATTTGTTGCCTTAAATTCCAATCTAAACGAATGGACTATTTTTCGCCCCTTTGGCGTGGTAAAGACTATCCCAAGTCCCGATCCCTCTTTGTTCGACGCTccatcgacgaatacttcccaacGTGTTGGGCTACCTGCTTCGAGTAAGCCGGACGGATCTTCTCGATCTTCCTCCATTCCGAGTATGTCCTCGACCTCATCTTTGTCGCTTAATGGAAAACCCGCCAAGAAATCTGCCACTACTTGTGCCTTCACTGCTGTCCTCATTTCGTAGAAAACGGTGAACTGTTTGATTTGCGCCCCCCACTTGGAGATCCTTCCAGATCGGACCGCATTGTCTAATACCGCCTTAATAGGTGATTTTGTGAGCACGCGGATCCGGTGGGCTTGGAAATATGTTCTTAGCTTCAGAGTGGCGAACGCTAGTCATGACCTCCCTGCAAAATAACTCTTTCCAGGTCCTCTGCGGCTTTGGCTTCTTTAGACTTGTTCTTCTCTCTCCTTTGTCGTGCTCGCCGCTCCTCATTTATTTGGTTATCGACCTGCATGAACTGTCGGGATGCCTGTGAATCTCCTACGACCTCGGCTATTCCTTTGTACGTTGGGAATCGTAGCCTTTGATGATAAGCcgatgccactcctttgattcccgcGATCCACGGTCTCCCGATGATAGCTTCATAGGGCGAGGAGACATCGACCACACAGAATATAGTTAACGTGTCTAGGTAACCACCTCCGTACGATACCCTCAGGGTTACTTCGTCATTTTGGATGGTTACGGTCCCATTAAAACCGTAGATACGATATGTCGATCGCACGAGTATATCATCTGAAAACTCCATCCTCTTGAACGTATCGTAGAAGATTACTTTGACTGAGCTCCCGCTGTctactagtatccttcttagCCCCCATTCCTCAATCAGCAGGGTGATGACCAAGGGATCACTGTGAGCTTGGCCTTTCATCGGGACATCCTGAGCCGAGAAAAAGATGGGTTGCATCATCCAGGGTTCCATTGGCAAAGCTTTTGCTACACTGAAAATTTCCTTCCCATTATGATCCCTCTTGTGGATTCTAGACATGATCCCAGGATTCAGATTGTACGCTTGAGTGGCCAAATATGAAATCGTGTTGACAAACTGCGTGGATCTGTCGATTCTGACCTGGTGGACGGGTGCATCGGACGCTGTGGTCGTCTGGGCTGGGTGTCGGACGAATTGTCTCAGGTAACTATCTCGAATAAGGTGTTGCACGATGTCTTTTACTTCTCGACAGTTATTTGTATAGTGGCCTCGATATTGATGATAATGGAAATACTCTGGGTGATCCTTGGTCTCCTCGAACTGTATCCCTCTTGAAGCTAGGTATATGATGTCATTCCTTTTTTCgacctctttgaagatttcttctagcGGAGCATTCAAAGGGGTGTATGTTCTCCCCTCGTGCCTCGGCCTCTTTCCTTTAGCTACCCATTCCTTCTTCCGATTTCCTCGCGTAGGTGGGCTCGGTCTCTTCTCGGGACGCCTTTGAACATCGTCTGATGTCGACTCGGGCGCCGCGCTAGCCTCTTGCACTCCCCTATCCCTTGATTCTTCCTGAATTTCCTCTAGGGCGATGAAATGTTCTTGCATTTTTCTCATTTCTTTCAATGTTTGTGGATTTTCAGTGAACATGGCTATCCAGATGGGTTCCGACCTCCCTAGTGCGTTTTCGAACCCAAATATCTGCTCGACTGGTATTTCCCAAATTTCTGTACACAAATTTCTCCATCGGTCGGTCAATGATCTGAGAGGTTCTCTAAACCGTCGGGCCAAGGTGAATAGCCTGTTGACCCTGGGCCGATGTCTGTTGTTGTGCATGTACGTTTCAaggaaggcttcgactagagtctcaTAGCTGTCAACTGTTCCTGGTGAGAGGTTGTAGAACCATTTCCTTGCCTCGCCTTTCAGGATTGCTGGGAAGAACTTAcacattaccacctcatggttTTTCCATTGGATTAGGGACATAgtgtacatcttcaaatgctcaacTGTGTCTCTTGTACCGTCGAACCTGGATGGGAAGGTGGGAAGCGTGCACTTAGGTGGGAAGGCCCATAGTTCTAGCTCTTGGATGAAAGGGGTCCTCTCGGCCTCGCTTATGACCTCGGATAGCTTATCTTGTTAGCCGCTTCCTGACAGCTTCCTTATCTTTTCTTCTAACTCTCTTAGCTTGGCTTCGGTCGCATTGTCGTCCTTTGTGTTTCTCTGTTGATTATTCCTCTCGCGCCTCTCGTCGTCTGTTGATGAATCCTAGGGCGGACCGTACCCTCTGATAAGTAGTGTCGGGGGTGGTCCTGATCGGCAGGAATTGCTCGGTCCTACCGCTGGTGGTACTTTCCCAATTCGTCCTTGGTGACCTGATGTCCCTCGGCTGGAAGACCCTCTCGACCTCGACCTTAAGTTGCGTTGCTGATAGTTCTCGAACTCTAGAGCTAGGTTCCTCTGTTGAAGATCCCTTAAAGCCGCCTCTTGCCTTCTTTGGCTTTTTATAATTGCGAGTAATGTTGGATCTGTACTCTCATGGATAGAGTGACCATTTGGATGGCCTAAATGAGCAGGGGGTGGGGCCGTCATCATGGGTGGTGTAGGTGGTACAGTCGGGGGTATCTGAGTCGATGCCGCTGGATCGACCCCGATAGTTGTTTCTCGTCTAATTGTACTCGTCTAAGTCGTTCTTGCTCTCGCCCTAGGGCTTCTTAATACTCAGCTTGTCGTCTGGTGTTTCGTCTCTGGGCATGCAAGATTAgcgcttcttcatcatcttctgtgtCTGATGAGGTAAGTCCATCTATTTGATCATTCCTCCTCGGAGGCGGGACGATTTTCTCCAGAGGCGATGGGTCATCGTCTCGTCCCAGATAGATCTCCTCGTCCACAGTTGGCATACCCCTTGCAGCAGCTCGTGATTCCTCATGTGGTGGATGTCCGTCACTTCCTCGCCTCGACCCATTTACTCCTTCTTGCATGCTATTTCCGGTGATCGTGCGGTTCCTCAGAGTTCTCCCCATCCCTGACGTGCTAGCCATCGGACACAGTATGCTGTGAGTCCGAGAGTCGTCCCTTCCTACGTCAGCGAAAACagacaacaccttactttgacctgtttttgaaaagtttctatAGTACGTACGGTTTTAAAGGGAAAAGGGTGACTGACACCAAAACTGAGTTTAAAAAGTACGATTCCCTCTATTCTAGCACGCTGACCTCGCCAGTCTGCCATGTTTTGACTCTAAGTGTTTCTTTTAGACGGGTATCATGCTACGTCGCTTTCAAGGTTGCACGACTTCGCCTTCAGtaccacgactctgcattaactacaatttttcttacattccctagactccaaatcattaacTCCTATTTCTTTGTGAGTAAAAGGTCCAAATTCGTAATTTTATGAGGTCAGCACGCCATGGAAAAAACTGGACCAAGACTTATGTACTCCCTTGGAACTACAGACAGATGTCTTCCCTTAATTCTTTGGGTTCTTTCACCGGCGACCGATAATCTCGCCGTGCTGTTGTTTTGGCGTTTTCCCAAGCCAacatggaacctcaagcaacttcaaccacacatCAAAGATGTTACTTAGGAGTTTTAGGGGTATTCCGTTGTTGAACTCGTAAGGAAAAAACTAAGATTAAAATACGAAGATGAGTGCGAAAACTACTATGAAAACGAAAATTAAGACACGAGAACAGACTCGCCTACAAGCAAGGCTAGTCGATCTGTTATCAGGATCCTTCCCTGTCCTCAACCAAGCGCTAATAGCGTTTTTTGGGAGCTCTTGAAGGATTTCCTATCAACTTGACTGTTCGGAATCGACCCGACTGAAAATATTCGCTAACGACACGACTTCAacaatgaaaactcaactatatCAACAAACTTCgactaaacaaacataaacagacttcaccaaacagagttcatctcatagcatcaactaacacgcaaagtgtttttaggatcttttggatcgtctctgttggcacatgcagtcaaggtatccggagaacttagacgttccccttagtcggcgccagaatgtagtggcataaaaccacacactacatccaacgAAGTAGAAGATGAATTAACACAAAGTAAAGGTGCAcaaacaaacatagacacaatGATATACGTGGtttggtatgattacctacgtccacggggtggaAGGATGAAagtttattatttcttttctttgattacaagttgttctctccttctcaaatggtgaaACTCTCAAAAACTCAAGTATGATGCCTTGTTTCTCTCCCTCTCTTAACTTGCCTTTCTCTCTCTCGACCAGcccttgtatttataggccaaggtcgacatacaacagaattaaaatgttggtcacattacatcaatttagttgttccctatcggacctgCACTGCTCGCCCATCTTTCTGGTATGACCGATAgagtcttggtttttgatagttcttCATCCGAGGCCGAGTCTTGATCGTCTGGTTAGCAtgatgtcgcccttctttcttctcgttcctttgtttgatCATCTTCCTttgtctgaccgagtgctttctgatcgtCCACCCGACCTGTCAGAAGATAAGGGTCACGCCACATCCGACAACTgttgggccatcacgtccgacccatgtgatacctcgctctttgcgccgtCCAGTTCTATcatgtgcttcgccgctctttcttcttcggtgtatcatagcttaggatcttgccacctagcctGGTGGATTATCTACGCCTACACTTAGCAACAAGAGTTCTGTGATCAATGTCAGGTGGTTGCTTCTTTTGCGAGCAGATGGACCGCAATAATAATTCTGTCAATTCTGTGATGAATTTGTCATGAGTTCATACTGACAGACTATAAACCCTATTGCAACAAAAGAAACGATAAAGCACCTAAGCTGAAAAAAAACATTTTCATAGTTTGTCAGATCACAGAATGAACAACCTACTAAGCTGAGTTGcacaaaaatatatttatttagggAAGAAGACTTTCGCTGAAGAGATCCTGCTGAAAGTTGACTGCCACGCTTTTCTTAGGCTTCTGATAAGGACAACAAACTTTCGCTGAACGAAATACATAGTCTAGAATCGAAATATAAAGGAATTGACAAGGGAATACCACTAATCTTAATCTCCTCGAAAAACTTTTTCTTCAAATCATATGAATAAACTGACACGGCCTTTGAGCGCCCATCAGAATTCATTAAATGAGTTTCCAGGATGATTTGATCTGCTCCAGTAGTAGTATGAAAATACATATCCCGCTCTTCTACCCAATGAACAGGTAAGGTGATGGTATGCTTAGTCCATTTCTTGTCAGTGGAGTTCATGGTTGTAGCTTTATAAGTACTCTCTTTGTCGCTGTCTTCATATACCCATAGGTCAGCCGTGTCGGCAGTATTTCTACGTAATATAGCAACACATCCGTTCACTTCTAATAAATGGCAACGGTCGAGGAAAGGATCTGGGTCAGAAGGCTTACTACCAGATCTGAACTTGGAAATTTGAATCGTTCTAAATTTCTCATTTCCAACATCAAATGCCACCATAAATACATCATCATCGTTATCACACTCAACTATACCAGGAAACCAATAAACAGATCCGTTCACATATACGGAACATACAATGCGACAGAAATGATGAGGCGGGGCAGCTTCGATCTTTCTCCATGAATTGTGGCCTAAAGTCAAGATCTCACAAACTAGGCCATCAAGGATAGTCCCATCATCCTGTTTCCGTGACATATTCCACATGCACATGACTTTGTGTTTCTTAGTGGCAGGATCATATCCAAAACAATAGGTAGAACCACCGATATAGCAACAAGTACGACTTTTTCTAGCCTCCATTAGGACTGTGGATTCAATCCATGGTGTTATTTCCCTAGTGCTGATATTATAAATGCAAGCAGCATTATCGTAGCCGCAGATGAAACATATCAAACCATTAACAGCTCCAATAATTTCAGTACATTGAGCCAACCTCAAGTTCCTTATGGTGGGAATATTTGACGCCACAATGCCGCTTCCTTCAGACGGTAAGCCAGCAGTGGTCTTGAAATACACCTGATGATCTTGGTAATTGATACCACTAATCTTGGTCGGAATGATGATGAAAAAACGTAGAAGTTTTTTTGATCTAGTAAAATGTAAATCGACAAAGTAGGGATCTTTGATTAATAAACGCCAAGGTTTAGACACGCACTTGAACCGCATAAGTGACTTTGCAGGGACTCTGCTTAGTATGTCACATACTACCATATCTTCATCGAACATAATAGCATTAGTAGTACCAGTAGTAGTGtttggaacaatttctttctcATCATTATCAGCAGCATTACTTTTTTTCCTGTTCTGCAACATCTTTTTTCCCATCTTTCCGCCAATCCCTTTGTCTCTCTGCAATATCACAATCGATCATTTAACAGCCTCCAGATAATCTATTGAATTTGGTAATTTTCTGAATCATAAAACCATAGCATCCCCAAGATTCAAGAATACACACAAACAACATACTagaaaacaacacaaaaacaatCGATTgcaaagtggtggtggtggtgagatcAACAAAGTTTTCTTTCCTTGTCTACAATTCCAAAACACAAAGTTCAGTGTTAAAAATGGTTACCCGAGAGAAATATTCAGTCTTGTAACAGGAAGTGGTTTCAAGGGGTCGATAGTAACAAGGTTTAAGCAACTGCATTTGACAAGTGTCCATCAATCTCTAGCTAGGcctttttatttgttattttcccGTTTTCAGTCATGAATTTCTTCTTTTTATATTAAGGATTTTGTTGGAAACATGCAAAAAAGAATTCTGGGTTCAGAAAAAAATTAAAAGCAGAAATGAAGCCAAGTGCAGTAGCACAAAATACCTTTAATCGTATCAGCAAACGCAACGCAACAACACCGTGCAAGTGAATTGAAGCAACAGCAAAGGGAACTAGAAATAGGCGACAAGAACTTGGAACGTTTGGGTTTTATTTCTCTGTCTGTCTTGTCTTATAGAGAGTATTTGTGTGTCTCATTGGGTTCCGTGATCAATCAGCCAATTGCATAAACAACCTATACTCAGAGCGGTTTCATAAGAAAAAAATTCCTATTTATGGAATAATGTGGAGTTACTTCATTTTCAGTTACCCTTTGGCCACCGAAATCTTCATTCTAAAAAATATTCCAGTGGAGCATATCGTTTTATTTTTAGAATAAatctaaccaaatggttagattATATTGCGAATATCATTTTCTGTCCAGCTTTGTCGGTTCTTATATGCTTATTTTTGGATGTTTTGTGCTAGAATTCATGTATTGTAGCAGTTTAGTAGGTTTCTATGGTTCTTGATGATGTTCTTATTATGTATGTAAACCTCGCGAACTGATGAAAATTAAGTAGCAAATGGacgaagaaagaaacaaaaaggtttttattaTATCCTGAATATTATTTATAACACTTGACAACCTTTGCGATGCCACATAAACAAAGAAGATGGATGATTTTTTGGGCACCATTCAAAAATTTGAGGCGACCATTCTTCAAATTTTGACCAGATCATTATAAATTTTTACTAAGTCATTattaagtaaaaataaaaatctccatGGTAATGCTTAAATTGTCCttatattaatttttaattttattttttaaagtcTTTTTTATTATTCGATTCGgttaagtattttttttcttcatactaATATTAGGTTTGGTTTGGTTAAGTATTTTTTTCTTCATACTAATATTAGACTAGGAAAGAAAACCAGCCGAAgctcaatatattttcttatgcATATAACAAATTGAGGTTCGGTTAGAAGGAGAAATCCAACTGAATTTGGGTTCGACTAAGAAAAAAATCGACTTATTGTTTTTTGCATATATagattatatatttttcttgaagtTTGGTTAGGAAATACATAAAAACAACCCACCCGAATCCGTGCTCTGCTATGAAAAAAATCAACTTAGATGAACCTGAACTTGTTCCTCCTATGCAAAGAATATATTTATGTTGGGGAATATATATAAAAACCcgagagaaaattactaaaaaaaaagaaaattaaattaaaagaaaa
This genomic stretch from Papaver somniferum cultivar HN1 chromosome 5, ASM357369v1, whole genome shotgun sequence harbors:
- the LOC113278741 gene encoding uncharacterized protein LOC113278741; its protein translation is MCKFFPAILKGEARKWFYNLSPGTVDSYETLVEAFLETYMHNNRHRPRVNRLFTLARRFREPLRSLTDRWRNLCTEIWEIPVEQIFGFENALGRSEPIWIAMFTENPQTLKEMRKMQEHFIALEEIQEESRDRGVQEASAAPESTSDDVQRRPEKRPSPPTRGNRKKEWVAKGKRPRHEGRTYTPLNAPLEEIFKEVEKRNDIIYLASRGIQFEETKDHPEYFHYHQYRGHYTNNCREVKDIVQHLIRDSYLRQFVRHPAQTTTASDAPVHQVRIDRSTQFVNTISYLATQAYNLNPGIMSRIHKRDHNGKEIFSVAKALPMEPWMMQPIFFSAQDVPMKGQAHSDPLVITLLIEEWGLRRILVDSGSSVKVIFYDTFKRMEFSDDILVRSTYRIYGFNGTVTIQNDEVTLRVSYGGGYLDTLTIFCVVDVSSPYEAIIGRPWIAGIKGVASAYHQRLRFPTYKGIAEVVGDSQASRQFMQVDNQINEERRARQRREKNKSKEAKAAEDLERVILQGGHD
- the LOC113278742 gene encoding F-box protein At5g65850-like — protein: MEARKSRTCCYIGGSTYCFGYDPATKKHKVMCMWNMSRKQDDGTILDGLVCEILTLGHNSWRKIEAAPPHHFCRIVCSVYVNGSVYWFPGIVECDNDDDVFMVAFDVGNEKFRTIQISKFRSGSKPSDPDPFLDRCHLLEVNGCVAILRRNTADTADLWVYEDSDKESTYKATTMNSTDKKWTKHTITLPVHWVEERDMYFHTTTGADQIILETHLMNSDGRSKAVSVYSYDLKKKFFEEIKISGIPLSIPLYFDSRLCISFSESLLSLSEA